Proteins from a genomic interval of Rubinisphaera italica:
- a CDS encoding fatty acid desaturase family protein: MITVSPSEPIFNEEGEIPSEPPRHVIKQELAADEKLQMKDLHQQSGSAVLRQQLNNVAIVLLIWACITLYYQQMWIGLVICWLALGHFFHTKPLSLHDASHGTLDKNRRRNTLFGIVCGTGSLVPLSVYRYAHAYHHGFMATKSDPELWPFNDPQTSRPFRMLCAFLEIFFGFIYTPLLFVRSLFVCGKLKKDLRKRVIFEYSLIFLVWGTLFSVVAWQGWWVQFIVGFGIPYAFAGMYQTLNKYTEHMGLLGDTVLSGTRTVIPRKRIDKTISNMMQHVDHHGTHHRYARIPFYSLPVASEVVYGENNPENPVYSTYAAAFFAMLPTLWNPKVGSQWKQDASA, encoded by the coding sequence ATGATCACTGTGTCGCCTTCAGAGCCTATCTTTAATGAGGAAGGAGAAATTCCTTCCGAACCTCCACGGCATGTCATTAAGCAGGAATTGGCAGCGGACGAAAAATTGCAGATGAAGGACCTGCATCAGCAGTCCGGCAGTGCCGTTCTTCGTCAGCAGTTGAACAATGTCGCAATTGTGTTACTGATCTGGGCATGCATAACACTCTACTATCAGCAAATGTGGATTGGTCTGGTCATTTGCTGGCTGGCTCTCGGGCACTTTTTTCACACAAAGCCGCTCTCTCTGCACGATGCCAGTCATGGCACTCTCGACAAAAATCGACGTCGAAACACCCTCTTCGGCATCGTATGTGGCACAGGTTCTCTCGTTCCACTGAGCGTTTATCGTTATGCCCATGCGTATCATCACGGTTTTATGGCAACCAAATCAGACCCGGAACTCTGGCCCTTTAACGACCCCCAGACTTCCCGTCCATTTCGCATGCTCTGCGCATTTCTGGAAATCTTTTTTGGTTTCATTTACACGCCACTGTTATTTGTCAGATCTCTGTTTGTCTGCGGCAAACTCAAAAAAGACTTACGAAAACGCGTCATTTTTGAATACAGCCTGATTTTCCTTGTCTGGGGAACGTTATTTTCTGTTGTCGCCTGGCAAGGCTGGTGGGTGCAATTCATCGTTGGATTTGGAATTCCGTACGCCTTTGCGGGGATGTATCAGACTTTGAATAAATACACTGAACACATGGGACTGCTAGGGGATACTGTCCTTTCCGGGACACGTACGGTCATTCCCAGAAAACGCATCGATAAAACAATTTCCAATATGATGCAACATGTCGATCATCACGGAACCCATCATCGATATGCCCGCATCCCGTTTTACTCACTTCCGGTAGCCAGCGAAGTCGTTTACGGTGAAAACAATCCGGAAAATCCGGTCTACTCAACGTATGCTGCGGCCTTCTTCGCGATGCTGCCAACGCTGTGGAATCCCAAAGTGGGAAGCCAGTGGAAACAGGACGCATCGGCGTAA
- a CDS encoding inorganic diphosphatase, which yields MTHPWHDVTPGENLPLEFQAIIEIPMGSSVKYELDKETGLLRLDRMLYSAVYYPANYGFIPQTLAEDDDPLDVLVMCKEAVAPLTLVNARAIGLMTMIDSGKPDHKILAVAVDDPEYNHVREADELPTHRLNQLRRFFQDYKQLEQKVVEVNKIQPAEPCMSIIEASLEAYSSRRRKGFGAYHH from the coding sequence ATGACTCATCCCTGGCACGATGTGACCCCTGGTGAAAATTTACCTCTTGAATTTCAGGCGATTATTGAAATCCCGATGGGTTCAAGTGTGAAATACGAACTGGACAAAGAAACTGGCTTATTGCGACTGGACCGGATGCTCTACTCGGCAGTCTACTATCCGGCAAATTATGGATTTATCCCCCAAACTCTGGCCGAAGATGACGACCCGTTGGATGTTTTGGTCATGTGTAAAGAAGCCGTCGCCCCTTTGACGCTCGTTAATGCACGGGCCATCGGGTTGATGACGATGATTGACAGTGGCAAGCCGGATCACAAAATTCTGGCGGTTGCCGTGGATGATCCCGAGTACAATCATGTGCGGGAAGCAGATGAATTACCGACACATCGGTTGAATCAACTCCGGCGCTTCTTCCAGGATTACAAGCAGCTGGAACAAAAAGTTGTCGAGGTGAACAAAATTCAACCAGCAGAGCCCTGTATGAGTATTATCGAAGCTTCCCTCGAAGCTTACAGTTCACGTCGACGAAAAGGCTTTGGTGCGTATCATCATTAA
- the lepA gene encoding translation elongation factor 4: MAASGRSTSKAGRMEREFIRNFSIIAHIDHGKSTLADQLLLQSGAITQRDFKDQMLDDLDIERDRGITVKAHAVALRYEYEGQTYELNLIDTPGHVDFHYEVSRSLAACEGALLLVDAFQGVQAQTVANAYAAIEVDLEIIPVVNKIDLPVTRVEEVLDEVETVLGLDATQALRVSAKTGVGVETVFKAIIERIPHPSGHSTSPLQALIFDSKYDSFRGVIIYIRLVEGQIAKGDKIRFMRTGGVQEVIEVGQFIPKLTSCESLGAGQVGYIITGVKKLEDVKVGDTVTHEHRKAEKALPGYREPKQMVFCGMYPIEATDFEKLRDELGKMSLNDASFSFQPETSDALGFGFRCGFLGMLHMEIIQQRLEHESNIDLIQTAPNVTYELLLRGGQVMMLDNPQDVPDAGSIEEFREPIAKVNFIVPTSNIGVLMQMCEERRGNYINTEYLGPDRAQVIYELPLAEIIYDMHDRLKSATRGYGTMDYEVTGYKTANLVKMDVLVKSVQVDALATIVHRDVAEKRGRGLVKRLKDEISKHQFEIPLQAAIGGKIIARETISALRKNVTAKCYGGDITRKRKLWAKQKEGKKRLKQFGQVEIPQKAFLSVLEAGKDD, translated from the coding sequence ATGGCCGCTTCAGGGAGGTCAACGAGTAAAGCTGGACGGATGGAACGCGAGTTCATTCGCAACTTTTCAATTATTGCCCACATCGACCACGGTAAAAGTACGCTGGCCGATCAATTGCTGCTGCAATCAGGAGCGATTACGCAACGCGATTTCAAAGATCAGATGCTCGACGATCTGGATATCGAGCGTGATCGTGGAATTACCGTGAAAGCTCACGCGGTCGCTCTTCGTTACGAATACGAGGGGCAGACATACGAATTGAACTTAATCGACACCCCCGGCCACGTCGATTTTCACTACGAAGTGTCCCGCTCACTGGCTGCCTGTGAAGGGGCATTACTGCTCGTCGATGCCTTTCAGGGTGTGCAGGCACAGACGGTTGCGAATGCCTATGCTGCCATTGAGGTCGATCTGGAGATTATTCCGGTCGTCAACAAAATCGACTTGCCAGTAACTCGCGTCGAAGAAGTTCTCGACGAAGTCGAAACCGTTCTCGGGTTGGATGCCACTCAGGCTCTGCGGGTCAGTGCCAAAACCGGAGTCGGTGTCGAGACGGTGTTCAAGGCGATTATCGAACGAATTCCTCATCCGAGTGGGCACTCCACCTCTCCACTGCAAGCTTTGATTTTCGACAGCAAATACGACAGCTTTCGAGGCGTCATCATTTATATTCGCCTGGTCGAAGGGCAAATCGCCAAAGGGGATAAAATCCGCTTCATGCGAACCGGCGGGGTTCAGGAAGTGATTGAAGTTGGCCAGTTTATTCCCAAGCTGACGTCCTGTGAGTCGCTGGGAGCCGGGCAGGTCGGCTATATCATTACCGGTGTCAAAAAACTGGAAGATGTGAAAGTCGGCGATACGGTCACTCACGAGCATCGCAAAGCCGAAAAAGCACTGCCGGGTTATCGTGAACCCAAGCAGATGGTTTTCTGCGGCATGTATCCGATTGAAGCGACTGACTTCGAGAAACTGCGCGACGAACTCGGAAAAATGAGTCTGAATGATGCCAGTTTCTCATTCCAGCCGGAAACCAGCGATGCCCTCGGTTTCGGATTCCGTTGCGGGTTCCTGGGAATGCTGCACATGGAAATCATCCAGCAGCGACTCGAACATGAATCCAATATCGATCTCATTCAGACCGCGCCGAACGTCACCTATGAACTGCTCTTACGAGGCGGACAAGTGATGATGCTCGATAATCCGCAGGATGTGCCGGATGCAGGCAGCATCGAGGAATTCCGAGAGCCAATCGCTAAAGTGAATTTCATTGTACCAACATCCAATATTGGCGTTTTGATGCAGATGTGTGAAGAACGCCGTGGGAATTACATCAATACCGAATACCTCGGCCCGGATCGCGCGCAAGTCATATACGAATTACCGCTCGCGGAAATTATTTACGATATGCACGACCGCCTCAAATCGGCGACACGTGGTTACGGCACGATGGATTACGAGGTCACAGGCTACAAAACTGCCAACCTCGTGAAAATGGATGTGCTGGTTAAGTCGGTTCAGGTCGATGCGTTGGCAACAATTGTGCATCGCGACGTGGCTGAAAAGCGAGGTCGCGGGCTGGTTAAGCGACTCAAAGATGAAATCTCCAAGCATCAGTTTGAGATTCCATTGCAGGCAGCGATCGGAGGAAAGATTATTGCCCGCGAGACGATTTCTGCCTTGAGAAAAAACGTCACGGCGAAATGTTACGGTGGCGACATCACGCGAAAACGGAAACTGTGGGCCAAGCAGAAAGAGGGGAAAAAACGCCTGAAACAATTCGGTCAGGTCGAAATTCCTCAGAAGGCGTTCCTCTCGGTGCTGGAAGCAGGCAAAGACGATTGA